Proteins from one Elephas maximus indicus isolate mEleMax1 chromosome 12, mEleMax1 primary haplotype, whole genome shotgun sequence genomic window:
- the MRPS17 gene encoding 28S ribosomal protein S17, mitochondrial isoform X3: protein MEKNQGPEPWLSSSDSQHQLASHESVTFQDVAVCFSREEWDQLYPAQKTLYRDVMLENYRNLVALGHQHYKPEVITQLEQEEQWMMKSKSPAVTHPDGENRPEIKKSAQNQNISDEKQMRDMIMERLTGDSFWFSILGGLWDFDYQLELSQENQQRHLGQESSTHKKITQEQILECNKFGGNYNLNSNLIMHQRIPSMKIPLNSDAQGNGIKHNSDLIYCQGNYVRENPYEYTECGKIFNQHLLFTNHIHTAEKPSECGKAFSHSSSVTQPQMVLTGEKPYKCDECGKRFSQRIHLIQHQRIHTGEKPFICNECGKAFRQHSSFTQHLRIHTGEKPYKCNQCGKAFSRITSLTEHHRLHTGEKPYECNFCGKAFSQRTHLNQHERTHTGEKPYKCNECGKAFSQSAHLNQHRKIHTRERLCEYNKCEKALSHSPSLIQQHIPHGREVI from the exons ATGGAGAAGAACCAAGGCCCAGAGCCCTGGCTGAGCTCCTCGGACAGCCAGCATCAACTTGCCAGCCAT GAATCAGTGACATTCCAAGACGTGGCTGTGTGCTTCagcagagaggagtgggaccAACTGTACCCTGCTCAGAAGACCCTGTACAGAGACGTGATGCTGGAGAACTACAGGAACCTGGTCGCGCTGG GGCATCAGCATTATAAGCCAGAGGTGATCACTCAGTTGGAGCAAGAGGAACAGTGGATGATGAAAAGCAAGAGCCCTGCAGTCACACATCCAG ATGGGGAGAATAGACCTGAAATAAAAAAGTCTGCTCAAAACCAGAATATTTCTGATGAAAAGCAAATGCGTGACATGATAATGGAAAGACTAACAGGAGACAGTTTCTGGTTCTCCATCTTAGGAGGACTCTGGGATTTTGATTACCAGCTAGAGTTGAGCCAAGAAAACCAGCAGAGACATTTGGGACAAGAATCTTCCACCCACAAAAAGATCACTCAGGAACAAATCCTTGAATGTAATAAATTTGGGGGAAACTATAACCTGAATTCAAACCTTATTATGCATCAGAGAATTCCTTCCATGAAAATACCCCTTAACTCAGATGCACAAGGAAATGGCATCAAACATAATTCAGACTTGATTTACTGTCAGGGAAACTATGTAAGAGAGAATCCCTATGAATATACTGAATGTGGAAAAATCTTTAATCAACATCTTCTCTTCACTAATCACATTCATACTGCAGAGAAGCccagtgaatgtgggaaagccttcagccaCAGCTCATCTGTAACTCAACCTCAAATGGTCCTTACAGGAGAGAAGCCCTATAAGTGTGATGAATGTGGGAAGAGATTCAGCCAGAGGATACATCTTATTCaacatcagagaattcacacaGGTGAAAAACCCTTTATAtgcaatgaatgtgggaaagccttccgGCAGCATTCATCCTTTACTCAACACCTgagaattcacactggagagaagccCTATAAATGCAATCAGTGTGGTAAAGCCTTTAGCCGTATCACGTCACTTACTGAGCATCATAGacttcacactggagagaaaccttatgaatgtaatttttgtgggaaagccttcagccagaggacacaccttAATCAACATGAGCGAACTCATACAGGAGAGAAGCCCTATAAATGTAAcgagtgtgggaaagccttcagccaGAGTGCACATCTTAATCAACATAGGAAAATCCATACTCGGGAGAGATTATGTGAATACAATAAATGTGAGAAAGCCTTAAGCCACAGTCCTTCACTTATTCAGCAGCACATACCTCATGGGAGGGAAGTCATATGA
- the MRPS17 gene encoding 28S ribosomal protein S17, mitochondrial isoform X1: MLKCMPSQNAVLSQGENLEEKEMDDGTQIVRSQESVTFQDVAVCFSREEWDQLYPAQKTLYRDVMLENYRNLVALGHQHYKPEVITQLEQEEQWMMKSKSPAVTHPDGENRPEIKKSAQNQNISDEKQMRDMIMERLTGDSFWFSILGGLWDFDYQLELSQENQQRHLGQESSTHKKITQEQILECNKFGGNYNLNSNLIMHQRIPSMKIPLNSDAQGNGIKHNSDLIYCQGNYVRENPYEYTECGKIFNQHLLFTNHIHTAEKPSECGKAFSHSSSVTQPQMVLTGEKPYKCDECGKRFSQRIHLIQHQRIHTGEKPFICNECGKAFRQHSSFTQHLRIHTGEKPYKCNQCGKAFSRITSLTEHHRLHTGEKPYECNFCGKAFSQRTHLNQHERTHTGEKPYKCNECGKAFSQSAHLNQHRKIHTRERLCEYNKCEKALSHSPSLIQQHIPHGREVI; the protein is encoded by the exons GAATCAGTGACATTCCAAGACGTGGCTGTGTGCTTCagcagagaggagtgggaccAACTGTACCCTGCTCAGAAGACCCTGTACAGAGACGTGATGCTGGAGAACTACAGGAACCTGGTCGCGCTGG GGCATCAGCATTATAAGCCAGAGGTGATCACTCAGTTGGAGCAAGAGGAACAGTGGATGATGAAAAGCAAGAGCCCTGCAGTCACACATCCAG ATGGGGAGAATAGACCTGAAATAAAAAAGTCTGCTCAAAACCAGAATATTTCTGATGAAAAGCAAATGCGTGACATGATAATGGAAAGACTAACAGGAGACAGTTTCTGGTTCTCCATCTTAGGAGGACTCTGGGATTTTGATTACCAGCTAGAGTTGAGCCAAGAAAACCAGCAGAGACATTTGGGACAAGAATCTTCCACCCACAAAAAGATCACTCAGGAACAAATCCTTGAATGTAATAAATTTGGGGGAAACTATAACCTGAATTCAAACCTTATTATGCATCAGAGAATTCCTTCCATGAAAATACCCCTTAACTCAGATGCACAAGGAAATGGCATCAAACATAATTCAGACTTGATTTACTGTCAGGGAAACTATGTAAGAGAGAATCCCTATGAATATACTGAATGTGGAAAAATCTTTAATCAACATCTTCTCTTCACTAATCACATTCATACTGCAGAGAAGCccagtgaatgtgggaaagccttcagccaCAGCTCATCTGTAACTCAACCTCAAATGGTCCTTACAGGAGAGAAGCCCTATAAGTGTGATGAATGTGGGAAGAGATTCAGCCAGAGGATACATCTTATTCaacatcagagaattcacacaGGTGAAAAACCCTTTATAtgcaatgaatgtgggaaagccttccgGCAGCATTCATCCTTTACTCAACACCTgagaattcacactggagagaagccCTATAAATGCAATCAGTGTGGTAAAGCCTTTAGCCGTATCACGTCACTTACTGAGCATCATAGacttcacactggagagaaaccttatgaatgtaatttttgtgggaaagccttcagccagaggacacaccttAATCAACATGAGCGAACTCATACAGGAGAGAAGCCCTATAAATGTAAcgagtgtgggaaagccttcagccaGAGTGCACATCTTAATCAACATAGGAAAATCCATACTCGGGAGAGATTATGTGAATACAATAAATGTGAGAAAGCCTTAAGCCACAGTCCTTCACTTATTCAGCAGCACATACCTCATGGGAGGGAAGTCATATGA
- the MRPS17 gene encoding 28S ribosomal protein S17, mitochondrial isoform X2: MPSQNAVLSQGENLEEKEMDDGTQIVRSQESVTFQDVAVCFSREEWDQLYPAQKTLYRDVMLENYRNLVALGHQHYKPEVITQLEQEEQWMMKSKSPAVTHPDGENRPEIKKSAQNQNISDEKQMRDMIMERLTGDSFWFSILGGLWDFDYQLELSQENQQRHLGQESSTHKKITQEQILECNKFGGNYNLNSNLIMHQRIPSMKIPLNSDAQGNGIKHNSDLIYCQGNYVRENPYEYTECGKIFNQHLLFTNHIHTAEKPSECGKAFSHSSSVTQPQMVLTGEKPYKCDECGKRFSQRIHLIQHQRIHTGEKPFICNECGKAFRQHSSFTQHLRIHTGEKPYKCNQCGKAFSRITSLTEHHRLHTGEKPYECNFCGKAFSQRTHLNQHERTHTGEKPYKCNECGKAFSQSAHLNQHRKIHTRERLCEYNKCEKALSHSPSLIQQHIPHGREVI, encoded by the exons GAATCAGTGACATTCCAAGACGTGGCTGTGTGCTTCagcagagaggagtgggaccAACTGTACCCTGCTCAGAAGACCCTGTACAGAGACGTGATGCTGGAGAACTACAGGAACCTGGTCGCGCTGG GGCATCAGCATTATAAGCCAGAGGTGATCACTCAGTTGGAGCAAGAGGAACAGTGGATGATGAAAAGCAAGAGCCCTGCAGTCACACATCCAG ATGGGGAGAATAGACCTGAAATAAAAAAGTCTGCTCAAAACCAGAATATTTCTGATGAAAAGCAAATGCGTGACATGATAATGGAAAGACTAACAGGAGACAGTTTCTGGTTCTCCATCTTAGGAGGACTCTGGGATTTTGATTACCAGCTAGAGTTGAGCCAAGAAAACCAGCAGAGACATTTGGGACAAGAATCTTCCACCCACAAAAAGATCACTCAGGAACAAATCCTTGAATGTAATAAATTTGGGGGAAACTATAACCTGAATTCAAACCTTATTATGCATCAGAGAATTCCTTCCATGAAAATACCCCTTAACTCAGATGCACAAGGAAATGGCATCAAACATAATTCAGACTTGATTTACTGTCAGGGAAACTATGTAAGAGAGAATCCCTATGAATATACTGAATGTGGAAAAATCTTTAATCAACATCTTCTCTTCACTAATCACATTCATACTGCAGAGAAGCccagtgaatgtgggaaagccttcagccaCAGCTCATCTGTAACTCAACCTCAAATGGTCCTTACAGGAGAGAAGCCCTATAAGTGTGATGAATGTGGGAAGAGATTCAGCCAGAGGATACATCTTATTCaacatcagagaattcacacaGGTGAAAAACCCTTTATAtgcaatgaatgtgggaaagccttccgGCAGCATTCATCCTTTACTCAACACCTgagaattcacactggagagaagccCTATAAATGCAATCAGTGTGGTAAAGCCTTTAGCCGTATCACGTCACTTACTGAGCATCATAGacttcacactggagagaaaccttatgaatgtaatttttgtgggaaagccttcagccagaggacacaccttAATCAACATGAGCGAACTCATACAGGAGAGAAGCCCTATAAATGTAAcgagtgtgggaaagccttcagccaGAGTGCACATCTTAATCAACATAGGAAAATCCATACTCGGGAGAGATTATGTGAATACAATAAATGTGAGAAAGCCTTAAGCCACAGTCCTTCACTTATTCAGCAGCACATACCTCATGGGAGGGAAGTCATATGA
- the MRPS17 gene encoding 28S ribosomal protein S17, mitochondrial isoform X4 — translation MPCLHYYGENRPEIKKSAQNQNISDEKQMRDMIMERLTGDSFWFSILGGLWDFDYQLELSQENQQRHLGQESSTHKKITQEQILECNKFGGNYNLNSNLIMHQRIPSMKIPLNSDAQGNGIKHNSDLIYCQGNYVRENPYEYTECGKIFNQHLLFTNHIHTAEKPSECGKAFSHSSSVTQPQMVLTGEKPYKCDECGKRFSQRIHLIQHQRIHTGEKPFICNECGKAFRQHSSFTQHLRIHTGEKPYKCNQCGKAFSRITSLTEHHRLHTGEKPYECNFCGKAFSQRTHLNQHERTHTGEKPYKCNECGKAFSQSAHLNQHRKIHTRERLCEYNKCEKALSHSPSLIQQHIPHGREVI, via the exons ATGCCATGCCTGCATTACT ATGGGGAGAATAGACCTGAAATAAAAAAGTCTGCTCAAAACCAGAATATTTCTGATGAAAAGCAAATGCGTGACATGATAATGGAAAGACTAACAGGAGACAGTTTCTGGTTCTCCATCTTAGGAGGACTCTGGGATTTTGATTACCAGCTAGAGTTGAGCCAAGAAAACCAGCAGAGACATTTGGGACAAGAATCTTCCACCCACAAAAAGATCACTCAGGAACAAATCCTTGAATGTAATAAATTTGGGGGAAACTATAACCTGAATTCAAACCTTATTATGCATCAGAGAATTCCTTCCATGAAAATACCCCTTAACTCAGATGCACAAGGAAATGGCATCAAACATAATTCAGACTTGATTTACTGTCAGGGAAACTATGTAAGAGAGAATCCCTATGAATATACTGAATGTGGAAAAATCTTTAATCAACATCTTCTCTTCACTAATCACATTCATACTGCAGAGAAGCccagtgaatgtgggaaagccttcagccaCAGCTCATCTGTAACTCAACCTCAAATGGTCCTTACAGGAGAGAAGCCCTATAAGTGTGATGAATGTGGGAAGAGATTCAGCCAGAGGATACATCTTATTCaacatcagagaattcacacaGGTGAAAAACCCTTTATAtgcaatgaatgtgggaaagccttccgGCAGCATTCATCCTTTACTCAACACCTgagaattcacactggagagaagccCTATAAATGCAATCAGTGTGGTAAAGCCTTTAGCCGTATCACGTCACTTACTGAGCATCATAGacttcacactggagagaaaccttatgaatgtaatttttgtgggaaagccttcagccagaggacacaccttAATCAACATGAGCGAACTCATACAGGAGAGAAGCCCTATAAATGTAAcgagtgtgggaaagccttcagccaGAGTGCACATCTTAATCAACATAGGAAAATCCATACTCGGGAGAGATTATGTGAATACAATAAATGTGAGAAAGCCTTAAGCCACAGTCCTTCACTTATTCAGCAGCACATACCTCATGGGAGGGAAGTCATATGA